The following proteins come from a genomic window of Macadamia integrifolia cultivar HAES 741 chromosome 14, SCU_Mint_v3, whole genome shotgun sequence:
- the LOC122061857 gene encoding fatty acyl-CoA reductase 2, chloroplastic-like, producing the protein MESLFLNPSPTVVAKIRSSERQGWCSINGSSRKNKNTVCCQSNGNVTTFGGLSSVFTESLMQTPMIENIEHGSCLVDAGSLVSSSNEKTKDDIQVKDLVPLNGKPTTLMEVSDGIGIVKFLRGKQLFITGATGFLAKVLIEKILRTAPDVGRIFLLIKARNKEDAVNRLRNEIINEELFKCLKQNHGKAYQSFMLSKLVPVVGNVCESNIGMEEDLAELIAGEVDVIINSAANTTFDERYDVALDINTRGASRLMSFAKSCKKLKLFLQVSTAYVNGKRQGRILEKAFCMGDSIARETIIPKAPSSLPLLDVEGEIKLALESKRDFQDHAVAQKMKELGLERARIHGWQDTYVFTKAMGEMLIDSQRGEIPVVVIRPSVIESTCNEPFPGWMEGNRMMDPIILYYGKGQLTGFLVDPRGVLDVVPADMVVNATLAAIAKHGAARKPEMNIYHVASSMVNPLLFQDLAKFLYEHFSSSPYMDSKGRPIHVPTMKLFNSMEDFSSHIWRNAIQRSEQVAAAASNEKLSRKFKIACKKSMEQAKYLANIYEPYTFYGGRFDNTNTERLMEELSEEETRSFGFDVRSIDWQHYVSNIHIPGLRRHVMKGRGMSG; encoded by the exons ATGGAATCCCTGTTTCTGAATCCAAGTCCTACTGTTGTAGCTAAGATAAGGTCTTCAGAGAGGCAAGGTTGGTGCTCCATTAATGGGTCTTCCAGGAAGAACAAGAATACAGTGTGTTGCCAGAGCAATGGAAATGTGACAACTTTTGGTGGGTTGTCCTCTGTTTTTACAGAGAGTTTGATGCAGACACCAATGATAGAGAACATCGAGCATGGAAGTTGTCTGGTGGATGCTGGAAGCTTAGTCTCATCATCAAATgagaaaactaaagatgatATTCAAGTGAAGGATTTGGTTCCTCTTAATGGAAAACCCACCACCCTGATGGAGGTCTCTGATGGTATTGGGATTGTCAAGTTTCTTAGAGGAAAGCAGTTATTTATCACTGGTGCCACTGGTTTTCTAGCAAAAG TTCTCATAGAGAAGATTTTAAGGACAGCCCCTGATGTGGGTAGGATCTTTCTCTTGATTAAGGCAAGAAACAAGGAGGATGCAGTGAATAGATTGAGGAATGAA ATCATAAATGAAGAACTTTTCAAGTGCCTGAAACAAAATCATGGGAAAGCATATCAATCATTTATGCTCAGCAAGCTGGTTCCTGTGGTGGGTAATGTCTGCGAATCTAATAttggaatggaagaagattTAGCTGAACTTATCGCGGGGGAAGTTGATGTAATCATAAACTCAGCGGCCAATACTACCTTCGATGAAAG GTATGATGTTGCTCTAGATATAAACACAAGAGGAGCTTCTCGACTTATGAGCTTTGCGAAGAGCTGTAAGAAACTTAAACTCTTCCTGCAAGTGTCAACTG CATATGTTAATGGTAAAAGGCAAGGTAGAATCTTGGAGAAAGCCTTTTGCATGGGAGACAGCATAGCAAGGGAGACAATCATCCCCAAAGCCCCTTCATCTCTCCCTCTGTTAGATGTTGAAGGTGAAATAAAGTTGGCCCTTGAATCCAAGAGGGATTTCCAAGACCATGCAGTTGCACAAAAGATGAAAGAATTGGGTTTAGAAAG GGCCCGTATACATGGGTGGCAAGATACTTATGTGTTCACAAAGGCCATGGGTGAGATGCTTATTGACAGTCAGAGAGGAGAAATACCGGTAGTCGTCATCCGTCCTAGTGTCATTGAAAGCACCTGCAATGAGCCTTTCCCTGGATGGATGGAAGGAAACAG GATGATGGATCCAATAATCTTATATTATGGGAAAGGCCAGCTTACAGGGTTTCTTGTAGATCCCAGGGGAGTCCTTGATGTA GTCCCCGCCGACATGGTTGTAAATGCAACCTTGGCAGCCATTGCAAAGCATGGCGCAGCAAGGAAACCGGAGATGAACATTTACCATGTTGCTTCATCAATGGTGAACCCACTACTGTTTCAAGACTTAGCAAAATTCCTCTATGAACACTTCAGTTCCTCCCCTTACATGGACTCAAAGGGAAGACCAATTCATGTCCCAACAATGAAACTCTTCAATTCCATGGAAGATTTCTCCTCACATATATGGAGAAATGCCATCCAAAGAAGCGAGCAAGTGGCTGCAGCAGCTTCCAATGAGAAACTATCTCGTAAATTCAAAATTGCATGCAAGAAATCAATGGAGCAAGCAAAATACTTAGCCAACATATATGAGCCATATACTTTCTATGGAGGAAG GTTTGATAACACCAACACTGAGAGGCTAATGGAGGAACTGtctgaagaagaaacaaggagCTTTGGATTTGATGTAAGGAGCATAGATTGGCAGCATTATGTCTCAAACATTCATATTCCTGGTCTGAGAAGGCATGTAATGAAGGGGAGAGGGATGTCTGGATAA
- the LOC122061858 gene encoding small RNA degrading nuclease 1-like isoform X1 yields the protein MSPMDKKIDAAEKEVLADIVRWTQKNGMKGAKGGWKEFLNSYDKKFGSNLSDPARRTVDTLAAFLKTFTNDEDLKVLEKVMRCHSNRKAVVELSEGSPDLESPQQRLVRMTLEHPQYPINYSFPFYSEEWVVTKLGKSSESLKSNAMAAIDCEMVLCEDGTEAVVKVCVVDHNLEVKLNELVNPNKAVADYRTLITGVSAKDLCKINCSLADVQKSLKKLVSRGTILVGHSLNNDLKALKLDHARIIDTSFIFKVLDGRRRPSLKDLCKSVLGYELRKEGAPHNCLDDALAAMKLVLAKIEHGFDDVIMLPRRDVSETELEKLLLHRLPIDVPKEELLKIFPEEFEIEFQPKINARGQTYSAFAIFKDGQKANEAFERVRGYEVKDSCGRPQKLVSIQRRNGLTANLYVRKMGCADTHADPPDQSTLEKKYPPDQSTLEKKFAKVEELINVSKKRKTDMVITEELAEPKTTSDQCVHHAKEIKSLKRELRQKDDEIHNLQKILSALTRKHGL from the exons ATGTCGCCAATGGATAAGAAGATTGATGCCGCAGAAAAGGAG GTTCTCGCTGACATTGTGAGGTGGACCCAAAAGAATGGTATGAAGGGTGCCAAAGGGGGTTGGAAAGAGTTTTTGAATAGCTATGACAAAAAGTTCGGTTCTAACTTAAGTGATCCTGCACGAAGGACAGTGGATACATTGGCTGCATTTCTGAAGACATTTACAAACGATGAAGATTTAAAG GTTTTGGAAAAAGTAATGCGGTGCCATTCAAACCGTAAAGCAGTTGTGGAGCTTTCTGAGGGCTCTCCAGACCTTGAGTCCCCTCAACAG AGGCTGGTTCGCATGACTCTTGAACACCCACAGTACCCGATAAATTACTCATTCCCATTCTATAGCGAG GAATGGGTGGTTACAAAGCTTGGTAAAAGTTCAGAATCGTTGAAGTCCAATGCAATGGCTGCTATTGATTGTGAGATGGTTCTTTGTGAAGATGGTACAGAAGCCGTGGTGAAAGTATGTGTTGTGGATCACAATTTGGAG GTCAAACTTAATGAACTTGTGAACCCAAATAAAGCTGTTGCTGATTATAGAACTCTAATTACCGGAGTCTCTGCAAAGGATTTGTGCAAAATTAATTGTTCATTGGCAGATGTACAG AAATCATTGAAGAAGTTAGTGTCACGCGGGACTATTTTAGTTGGCCACAGTTTGAATAATGATCTAAAAG CACTAAAGTTGGATCATGCAAGAATAATTGACACATCTTTTATATTCAAAGTTCTGGATGGACGCAGAAGGCCTTctttgaaagatttgtgtaag TCTGTGTTGGGCTATGAACTTCGGAAGGAGGGTGCTCCACATAATTGTCTAGATGATGCACTTGCTGCAATGAAACTAGTTCTTGCCAAGATTGAGCATGGTTTTGATGATGTTATAATGTTACCCCGCAGAGAT GTATCTGAAACTGAACTAGAAAAGCTTCTTCTTCATAGACTACCAATTGATGTTCCTAAGGAAGAATTGCTGAAAATATTTCCAgaggaatttgaaattgaatttcAG CCAAAAATAAATGCTCGAGGACAAACATACTCTGCATTTGCCATTTTTAAAGATGGACAAAAGGCAAATGAAGCATTTGAAAGAGTTCGAGGATATGAAGTGAAG GATTCATGTGGACGGCCCCAGAAACTTGTTTCGATTCAGCGTAGGAATGGACTAACTGCCAACCTCTATGTCCGTAAGATGGGATGTGCTGATACCCATGCTGATCCCCCTGACCAATCTACTTTGGAGAAGAAATATCCCCCTGACCAATCTACTTTGGAGAAGAAATTTGCCAAAGTCGAAGAGCTCATCAATGTGTCCAAGAAGCGGAAGACAGATATGGTGATCACAGAGGAATTGGCAGAGCCAAAGACAACTTCAGATCAGTGTGTTCATCATGCCAAAGAGATCAAAAGTTTGAAGCGGGAACTGCGCCAGAAGGATGATGAAATTCATAACCTGCAGAAGATACTCTCTGCTCTTACGAGGAAACATGGGCTTTGA
- the LOC122061858 gene encoding small RNA degrading nuclease 1-like isoform X2, producing MSPMDKKIDAAEKEVLADIVRWTQKNGMKGAKGGWKEFLNSYDKKFGSNLSDPARRTVDTLAAFLKTFTNDEDLKVLEKVMRCHSNRKAVVELSEGSPDLESPQQRLVRMTLEHPQYPINYSFPFYSEEWVVTKLGKSSESLKSNAMAAIDCEMVLCEDGTEAVVKVCVVDHNLEVKLNELVNPNKAVADYRTLITGVSAKDLCKINCSLADVQKSLKKLVSRGTILVGHSLNNDLKALKLDHARIIDTSFIFKVLDGRRRPSLKDLCKSVLGYELRKEGAPHNCLDDALAAMKLVLAKIEHGFDDVIMLPRRDPKINARGQTYSAFAIFKDGQKANEAFERVRGYEVKDSCGRPQKLVSIQRRNGLTANLYVRKMGCADTHADPPDQSTLEKKYPPDQSTLEKKFAKVEELINVSKKRKTDMVITEELAEPKTTSDQCVHHAKEIKSLKRELRQKDDEIHNLQKILSALTRKHGL from the exons ATGTCGCCAATGGATAAGAAGATTGATGCCGCAGAAAAGGAG GTTCTCGCTGACATTGTGAGGTGGACCCAAAAGAATGGTATGAAGGGTGCCAAAGGGGGTTGGAAAGAGTTTTTGAATAGCTATGACAAAAAGTTCGGTTCTAACTTAAGTGATCCTGCACGAAGGACAGTGGATACATTGGCTGCATTTCTGAAGACATTTACAAACGATGAAGATTTAAAG GTTTTGGAAAAAGTAATGCGGTGCCATTCAAACCGTAAAGCAGTTGTGGAGCTTTCTGAGGGCTCTCCAGACCTTGAGTCCCCTCAACAG AGGCTGGTTCGCATGACTCTTGAACACCCACAGTACCCGATAAATTACTCATTCCCATTCTATAGCGAG GAATGGGTGGTTACAAAGCTTGGTAAAAGTTCAGAATCGTTGAAGTCCAATGCAATGGCTGCTATTGATTGTGAGATGGTTCTTTGTGAAGATGGTACAGAAGCCGTGGTGAAAGTATGTGTTGTGGATCACAATTTGGAG GTCAAACTTAATGAACTTGTGAACCCAAATAAAGCTGTTGCTGATTATAGAACTCTAATTACCGGAGTCTCTGCAAAGGATTTGTGCAAAATTAATTGTTCATTGGCAGATGTACAG AAATCATTGAAGAAGTTAGTGTCACGCGGGACTATTTTAGTTGGCCACAGTTTGAATAATGATCTAAAAG CACTAAAGTTGGATCATGCAAGAATAATTGACACATCTTTTATATTCAAAGTTCTGGATGGACGCAGAAGGCCTTctttgaaagatttgtgtaag TCTGTGTTGGGCTATGAACTTCGGAAGGAGGGTGCTCCACATAATTGTCTAGATGATGCACTTGCTGCAATGAAACTAGTTCTTGCCAAGATTGAGCATGGTTTTGATGATGTTATAATGTTACCCCGCAGAGAT CCAAAAATAAATGCTCGAGGACAAACATACTCTGCATTTGCCATTTTTAAAGATGGACAAAAGGCAAATGAAGCATTTGAAAGAGTTCGAGGATATGAAGTGAAG GATTCATGTGGACGGCCCCAGAAACTTGTTTCGATTCAGCGTAGGAATGGACTAACTGCCAACCTCTATGTCCGTAAGATGGGATGTGCTGATACCCATGCTGATCCCCCTGACCAATCTACTTTGGAGAAGAAATATCCCCCTGACCAATCTACTTTGGAGAAGAAATTTGCCAAAGTCGAAGAGCTCATCAATGTGTCCAAGAAGCGGAAGACAGATATGGTGATCACAGAGGAATTGGCAGAGCCAAAGACAACTTCAGATCAGTGTGTTCATCATGCCAAAGAGATCAAAAGTTTGAAGCGGGAACTGCGCCAGAAGGATGATGAAATTCATAACCTGCAGAAGATACTCTCTGCTCTTACGAGGAAACATGGGCTTTGA